The window ttttactAACATTAAGTAAATTTGTATGCCAAATGCTTTTATGAAGAGATTTTATTTGAGATATATGACGACCAAGACTACGATGTACACCACAACAATCAtcacataataaaattgctcTGTTTAATGAAGCCCATCCAggttctaaaaataatttatataaaaatatttatttttatgtaagtttccaaataaattattattaataaattaacatagtaagtataataaaataaaaattttaataattttttctaaatattataaaaaatacaataattatataaaaattatgattaaaatataacttttttctaatttaaattatatatatattactaatataaataagtaaataacattaaccttcattaaataatttagttagttttaatcaattaaagaacaattttttatcgacataagattatgaaatattggtaaaagattaaaaaaatttaataaagcttatgtattaaataaatcattagaagaaaagaatgcaTTTACCAAAGGCTCCGCAGTCAGCGCATATATCCGTATTAACTCTATGCTTCGGCCGAGCCATTctctttacatttatttcgttaaaatataagaGTTAGATTTGTTATAAGAAGTTTAAGAGACATAACATAATGcacaaattgttttaaaaataatataaagaactaatttagaaataagaaCCCCTAGTTTAAACGTCATTATACAGTTAATGATTTCACTATGACAGAAACCATCTCTAGTAGCTTATGTGAGAGTAGTTGTACCATTGATTGAGTATCCTAAAAGACACGCAatcatatgatttatttttacttacattattttattctaacctatcttaattacattttacattaaaaatattttgataattttattataaatatgtttatatatttatgtttttgataaaaaattaatattactatatatattattgttatatattagaaaaaaataataatttttcaatttataaaaattaaattaattaaattataattaaaaattcaaagttggtattttattaagtataaaataaataaatataagttcataaaagtatatattaatttttattcaataaaaaaaaaatatatatatatatatatatgtacatatattaagCTCAAATTTAAGCTTAAGAATacacattattaatatatataaataaaaatattaaatatattatgcaatgAAATTGTACATTaaccaataatataattatcaggttctgtaattaatgatatactttttatatgtatatatagtattgttaataatattttacattaatattcatatagaaTTTGTACtcacattaaaataaactataaattaaaaggtatttttacaatgtttcaattcattataattattaaaaaaaattcataattaagaaTCTGGTGATTCAGAATATAAAGTATGAAGATCTGTAagcaatttatttgatatatatgttACATTGAGAACAGATTTATCTACATCATCCATCTGAcacaaagatttaaattttttaccatCTGGAGtttctaagaaatttatacTTGACTTTAAAGCCATATATTCTCTAAATGATCGTTTTTGTTTATACTTTGTGATTATAGGAGTATTTAGTTGAATTGAATAATCATGAATAGGTTTTGCATGCATAATATTAAGTTGATTTTCTAATTCCAAAAAACTTCTATCTGTTTCAATATCAGATCTTATATtccaatctttattattttctttattttcatcattttgaattgaattatttttatttgaaaactctgtaatttgtgaaatatgtaaaataggtgtttttaattgttcttctgcatattgaattgatttacaacaagtttttaatttaatttctttatttgtcataatattttcttcttttaattcaatattggaAAGTGTAATCTCTTTatcatttgtatataataatcttgtgACAAATGCTAATGTTGATTTTAACTTATTCACATTTTCTTCTGTTTCTTCTaatgttgattttaatttaatcatatttttttctgctttttttaataaatctttcaattcacattctaaatgaataattttgtctTTATTTATACAGATTATTTCAGATGATTCATATTCCACATTCATATTAGTTCCAGAAGCCAATAGCTTTGTATCCTGAatgtaattacataaattttcaatacaatcatctttttttaaaggagaTTTTATGGATATgtcatattttgaaatatttttgtttggacttatggaatttttttcggattcattattttttgttaatacttGTTGAGAAGATTCATAGTTAGAAAAAATTGGAGACTTTGGAGTAACAAGTAATGCTTCATGTTGTTGGACACTTATATCATTAACTTTTGATCTTGAATAAtcagaaaattgaatatttttctcttcatttatttgtccattattaataaaattaatattgatattcgaGGAAtcagttataattttatttttaactggaAGATCAATATTTacttcatttgttttttttaatgttaaaattttttttgaattcttatttactttctcagaataattttgtatgaatTTGTCTTTTATAGTATTTGGTGGAATTAATGAACTTTTTCTTACcggtttagaattttttttatgaaattgttcattaattacaattttatttaattgatttttattttcattgttatcTTTTGTGTTTGTAGAAATTGCactaaaattaagaattctaCGTGCACTTTTCTTAGAAGATTGAATATAACttgtttctaataataataaaattatatattaatttattaaaaaaatattcaaataaatataattttatactaacCACtttgttctttatttatttttgaatattttttatttgataatgttCCCAATCTTTCAGGTTGTGCTCTTTTACGTACTGAAATAcacattcatttttataaatatttacattatttatataaaaaaaattaaaaattactaataaatatatttaccactatctttttgaatagtttttaaattttcagattgTCCAAGTAATTGTGCAATTTTAATTGGTTGAGGTCTTTTATAATctacgaaataaaaaacatttaattattattaacaaaaaaaaagaaattaaataaaaaatttatcgaaattacctgttttatttgtcaataattttgaacatgTTGAATATTCTGTCATTCTAATTAACTGTAATTGTTTATCTTTAGATTTACCCTaagaaagtataaatatgaaaatatttataaatgaattacattaaaaatttttatactcacagttgaattagatttaacaaacattatttttattttttaattaaataacataatttccaCAATATTTCACatcataaatttctattttaaattattttttattttattaatcactgTAAtgtacgataataataaaatattttttaataattaaattataaacataaataacatttaaatgtaaagataatatataaagaaattcaaatttcttctaatttaacggattataatcataaaatataacgatGAATAGATCTGTAAACGACAAACTAGATTTCAGTTATATGAAATGGTGCATTTACattgcataaatatatgatataccaATGAAAAGAGTGAACTTACATTCCATATACCGCGCGTTTAGTTTGTGATTCTAAATGCACAAGTTACAAATATGAGTTAAACATTaagtaatgataattttgatggatatttatatatatataatatttattgcgtGATTTATTATCTGTTACGAACAAGTGCTatacaaaatgtaaaaagtttTGCGCAGATTTCTTATCTATAGTTAGCTATTCCCCAAAGTCACATCTATCGgccattttgttaaatttatttctaaacgtATCCCCTCCAAATTGAAAACAACCGAAGGTTGACGCTGTTCTCGATCTCGATAAAGTATTTTTGGTTAGGTTAATAGCTGTATAGAGGATATTTAACagtaagtaaattattatgattgcgtctatttttattaatattgaattgaggtaaaaaatttctatgcgTTCATGAAGAAGTACCACTTTAATACAGTTCGTAATGTGTAATTGAATGGAAGGAGGCTTGGAATAAAGAGAGGCTATGGCTACTGCTTTGATCATATGTAAAATACTGTTACCCGATCGGCCACCCTTTGTTTTTCATTACTGGTTTATTTGGCACTTCTTTCAGTTGGTTCGTTCGTGcaaaacaattttctatttcgaaaTACTTCTTATAACCTCTAAAGTCATaacctatataatataaccttAGATGtcaacatattaaatattcgttgtttaaaaaatttagtggAAATGTTCttagaaagttttaaaatcataattgacaaacaattttaaatttctgtaaTGTGTGTCATCTAAGTTAGTTTTATAtgcaattttcttcaatattgcattttatgttatcaatattatattttattaaatagacctaatttattattattaaaaaatttatagaaacaaattttttgttacaaatttatatatatataattaataagtagaactaattattttcttattataataatatatataattctttaattcatattattttgatttatctgaaaattaaataaataattatatacaaaaaaattttattttttagattaaaattatatctaattatatctaattaataattggaaatttaattgtataaatgtaattgaattaattatattaattttagttaactttgtataatgaattttttatatttatgtgtatatatattaatttacatccttcttttctttatatgattatgctattataaatatgtatttaataatatttatctaataataaatgaaaatcatagtaaaaaacagataaaataattattataataattaaaatcaaaataatttttatgtttcagtGATTTCAgtgatcaaataattttacgttATAACAAAATGGATGTTGCTGGAGATTTGACATTACAATGGGTGGAGGAGGTGGGAAATGTCATTCACGAAGAAGTAATATATGGTTTAGAAGCACAGCTTGTTGGagcagaagaagaagtaaTAGGGGCTTGCGAAGAAGTTGCAATAGAGGAAACAGTAGAATCAGTTCCCAATGTAACTTCTACGACAGAATCAGAAATACTAATGGTGCCACAATCGAACGATAtggaatctatttatatagttCCACAAGATCAAGGTCATGACTATCTCAATATACAAGTTACAGAGGAAGTAATTGCAGATAATTGGGATAGATCTGGTCCAGAAGATgggtaaatttaaataaaatatttttttaaattttaaattaaatttaacaaaatgaatgattaatacatttatattttgaagggTTGAAATACCTGAAACAAAAGTGTCCCATGAAAATCTACTTGAATATGATGACATGGAAATACCATTGCCAATTGATCAAGATTCTTATACAAATAGTAGACCTTATCCATGTGACTTTTGTAGCAGAAGGTTTagaaaaaaagcaaatttaatgaatcatATGGTAGCACATCAGACAGATCGTCCTCATGGTTGTAATTTATGTGGAGCACGTTATGCAAGAAAATGTGATCTTATGAATCATTTAAAGATTCATGCATATGCACCATCTAGAGATGGTTTAGAGGATGATTTAAATGATGATGATTCATTAAtaccagaagaagaagaaactacTAAAGGTAGACGTAAAAAAGTTCAATCAAGTGTACCTAGaaaacgtaaaaataattctgctATTTCTAAACGCAATATGGAAGATAGTAAAATAGAAATGGGCAAATATGTCAATAAATCTTATGATTATGTTGACGAAGATATGCGTCTTTTGGAAGAAATGACTAGTAGAAATTCTGCGCGCAGTAGTAACTATGCTTCAAGCTCAAGATGGACTGAACAAATGTCACCTGTATCAACTGAACCTCAAGCACCACGTTGGCCTATAACTGATCCAACAAAACCATATGTGTGTCAATATTGTGGAGTTGGTTTTGCAAGAGAAAAAGCACTTGCATCTCATGCACGTATACATGGTGGTGATAGTCCATTTGAATGTACATCATGTGGTGACATGTTTTGGGATGTTAATAGTTTAAGAGAACATGTTCGTGTCAAACATGGTGGTACAATACAATCTGATACAGAAGAATATGATAACGATGCTACATATACTGGAGATGAAAGATTTGGAGAATTCTATTGCAATACTTGTGGTGTTCCTTTTCACCGTTTGGACTTACTTAAACGTCATCAAaagtaagataattttataattataaaaattaaaacattataataatagaaaaaatatattcatataattgttcataatgattaaaattccattttgtttattttcattctcataatcagaaaaattaataacaatataatattaattttattggttATATTAGGATTCATGTTAAACAAGAAACTGATATGGTGGAAGGTCCAAGTCAACATCATGTTTGTAATGTTTGTGGTGAATGGTTTGAAGAAGCTTTAGCATTGTTAGCACATGCTGAACTTCATGCtaggtatatatatgttataaaataaagaataatttaaaattattttataattataaaaattaaaactttatgataatcattttaaaaatatttaaatatctcgataaatattgataaaaacattatttgatTGTTCAGATCACCCAGTCGCCGATGTTTATTATGTGGTGAAAGATGTCGTGATGATGCTGAAGTTGCTGAACATGTTCGGCAAAATCATGCTGAAGATGCTCCACCAAATACATGCACTCTTTGTGGAAAAACATGTAAAGACAAACGCAGTTTATTAAAGCATTCATGGGTTCATAATGTTGATAAAACTTTTGGATGTACAAAATGTGGTAAACGTTTTCATAGCAAAGCTAGATTACGAAggtatttattacaatttttttcatgttatTTGTTAatcagtttttaattatttatgtaattttatttagacaTATGGTATCACATCGCAATAAAATGGTAGCTTGTGATGAATGTGGAGAAGAATTTCCTAATGGTAGAGCTCTTGTTAGTCATCGTCATTCacataataaagatttagGTGGTCGTTCTTTTCCATGTCGAGAATGTGGTAAAACATTCGGAAGTCGTAGTTCACAACAAATTCATATTCGTATTCATACTGGAGAAAGACCATATGGTTGTAGATTTTGTTGGAAAGCATTTGCTGATGGCGGTACTTTAAGAAAACATGAACGTATTCATACAGGAGAAAAACCATATGGATGTGCAATTTGTCCACGTGCTTTTAATCAAAgagtaagatattttaattaaaatatataatataaatatacttcgattgttccattatattttaatgcatattttttattattattattattttaggtcGTTCTTAGAGAACATGTTCGAGCTCATCATTCAGGTTCTGATCCAGGACGTGTAGGTAGTCTTACTCCATATTTATGTAAAGTATGTGGTGATACATATGCAACATCAGAAGAAATAGTTGCTCATATTGTGCAACATTGTGATGATAATACTGCATTAAAACGTCAACCGCAAACAGGACCACGAAAATACAAAAGGAGACGTAAATTAAAACCCCATGAAACCAATACAATGTTGCGTATGACTGAGCAATATGATATGTTAGAAGGAGCTTCTGATTCAGATGATAATACTAAAAGAAAActtggaagaaaaaataaacaacatCGGTCGAATGTTGAAGAAGGATATCAGAATGTTCTTAAGAGTTTTGAAAGttctttacaaaatataaattcaattgttagtaattcgaaattaaatcctGGAAAATCCAAACTTTCTAAGAAGAAGcttagaaaagaagaaaaaaagaatgaagctGAAGCTTCGTGTCAACCTGGTAGACCAAAAATGATTCACACCCAAAAAACAAGAGTGCCTGTTGAAATTGGTAGTGATGGAGTAAAGAAAGGACAAAAAACGAAAACAATGGTAACAAGGACTCCTAAAATGATGCCACAAGAACATAAACTAGGTATTTTTCCTGGTGGGGAAAGAAATAGACCAAGAACAAAAAACGTTAGTTATCATATTGAAGGGAAACTTCAACCAACACCTGCAACATTCCCAAAACCAAAGGAAGAACCTCCAACATCTTTAACACCAGTACATCGTCAATCACCAttaactaatataaaaatagaacctaatttacaaaaaacgccgaataataatcatagaaataataatggtaatattcttgctattaataatgaaaaaatggaaTCAACACCTAGAAAAAGATCAggtgttttgaaaaaaattaaaaaacagaaagatgaaattaaacaaGAACCAATGGATATTGATCAtgaagaaatacaaaataataataatacagaaaATACGGATTCAACGAGATTAATGGATCATACAGTAGATGGAAGTAACTTAGAAGTTGCATTTGAAGCAAGTGTTACAaccgaagaagaaaatatacttCCCGATGTAGGTGAAGTAAATAATACCGAAGATGTAGGAACTGGGAATGTAAAACTTAGTGTAAAAGTTGAATCGACATCTCAACGAATGTTGGCTGTTCATACCGTTATAGCACCTGTAGATGATATTCCAGAAACTATAGTACCAGATGCTGTAGAATATACATGCGAAATGTGTTCCGCAGTATTTTCCAGTCGAGCAGAATTATTGGTCCATGTTCCCATAcacatttgatttaatttgtttaatgaaattaaaggaGGTATGCAAAtttgttctattttaaaaatatttgtttaattaagcaATATTTTAACAAGGTCAATGAAAGTTTATCTGTTTATTTGAATTGACATTATGTTATTATGCCAAATTGTCCTCTACTCGTTGCTCTATGAAGTGTACCAGATTTTTGtgtttaacatatattttaaaagttgatGCTGTCTttagtttattatatcattctaaggtatatagaaattttcaaacatatttgttttcgtttatcattattattatatcctttTTATACTATTCGTGTTTCtcttaaactaaaaaatagtACTATTTGGCTCAAAATTCATATTGAATCATGATACAATGAGTaatgttacaaatattttatatgtttacaatttataaagtcAGTTACTTTGGTCAAAGAATTGAAATCTTAGACCATTTTTTTGCCATCCACaattttatactaaaaattaacaaaaaatgaaataatggcACGTTGTGTACATAAAATACTaagatattctaaatattaatgcgAGTGTGTTCTATAATATTActcgtttatataaattaaatttactctGTACGTTTGCTTTTAGCTTCTAAGTAATTAGATATATGATAGCCAATGCATTGAAGtactatgataaataatttatattattaacccAGATTgtttttcctatattttttacttataacaatatttacaaaaatcaacataatacatttgaaaaatagatattgatcgatttataattaaaaaaacaaaaattaaacttttaaatttgccttaaatcaaataattgtaaaatagtaataatacaCATTGCACAAGTTGCAtaagaaacatttataaaattaatttcgtattttcgaGCATTTTGTGATACAAGGAACACGAATGCATTGTTATTGTTACAAtagtattcataatataataaaatatgcttattattatagtatatttcgTTTGCACTAACATATCTcaatagtttttataaaatttggtattatatttgattgtatgaaatatatgtagaattttatgagaaatgaagcattaaaacttaaattatgaatttcaaaattattttattttaagcatTAGTAAATTATGCACAATCAGatctgattttaattttaaaaaaatgatcttcAAAGCATATCtttgtttatttgtattaCATGTTGAAAATACATGTTTCATTGGATGTAATATATCCATCATTGTATATTACTTATAACTGATGAGTGCTATTGTAGTATTACATCAAAGAATATTATGAAGTAAAGagcagaattatattttattttagataatataaatttatgtattacataggctcataaaagtttaatgttacagagtaaaaatttaagtattaaatatactgtatatatactttcatacaaatattttagatatattgacaagtttttttatctttgcatctttatttcataacaataaataattacaaatattaaacatcATTTCTATTTACTAGTAaaagatttcataattttatttattttcaaaaaaaatatttgaattaatttttaacttatcatatttatttcttatctcttcatttaaatattgcaaatataatttttattgataagaacattataaaaattccattataaaaaattgcattaaattagatttaaaattattttatataaaatgttgatGTTTACTAAATttcatgttaaaaatattcaagttttttttattactttgctgatattctatatcttacaaattaatatttaatattatgttaaattataataaaagaaataattaatgtttcaaattgtttaaaattttcaaaatcatttaattaaatattattattaattttaaaattacttaaaatatagttatacTTTCTTGTATAATGTaatgcattaattttattataattttattatatttaacataaaa is drawn from Apis mellifera strain DH4 linkage group LG5, Amel_HAv3.1, whole genome shotgun sequence and contains these coding sequences:
- the LOC113218774 gene encoding uncharacterized protein LOC113218774, which translates into the protein MFVKSNSTGKSKDKQLQLIRMTEYSTCSKLLTNKTDYKRPQPIKIAQLLGQSENLKTIQKDSVRKRAQPERLGTLSNKKYSKINKEQSETSYIQSSKKSARRILNFSAISTNTKDNNENKNQLNKIVINEQFHKKNSKPVRKSSLIPPNTIKDKFIQNYSEKVNKNSKKILTLKKTNEVNIDLPVKNKIITDSSNININFINNGQINEEKNIQFSDYSRSKVNDISVQQHEALLVTPKSPIFSNYESSQQVLTKNNESEKNSISPNKNISKYDISIKSPLKKDDCIENLCNYIQDTKLLASGTNMNVEYESSEIICINKDKIIHLECELKDLLKKAEKNMIKLKSTLEETEENVNKLKSTLAFVTRLLYTNDKEITLSNIELKEENIMTNKEIKLKTCCKSIQYAEEQLKTPILHISQITEFSNKNNSIQNDENKENNKDWNIRSDIETDRSFLELENQLNIMHAKPIHDYSIQLNTPIITKYKQKRSFREYMALKSSINFLETPDGKKFKSLCQMDDVDKSVLNVTYISNKLLTDLHTLYSESPDS
- the LOC100576817 gene encoding zinc finger and BTB domain-containing protein 41; the encoded protein is MDVAGDLTLQWVEEVGNVIHEEVIYGLEAQLVGAEEEVIGACEEVAIEETVESVPNVTSTTESEILMVPQSNDMESIYIVPQDQGHDYLNIQVTEEVIADNWDRSGPEDGVEIPETKVSHENLLEYDDMEIPLPIDQDSYTNSRPYPCDFCSRRFRKKANLMNHMVAHQTDRPHGCNLCGARYARKCDLMNHLKIHAYAPSRDGLEDDLNDDDSLIPEEEETTKGRRKKVQSSVPRKRKNNSAISKRNMEDSKIEMGKYVNKSYDYVDEDMRLLEEMTSRNSARSSNYASSSRWTEQMSPVSTEPQAPRWPITDPTKPYVCQYCGVGFAREKALASHARIHGGDSPFECTSCGDMFWDVNSLREHVRVKHGGTIQSDTEEYDNDATYTGDERFGEFYCNTCGVPFHRLDLLKRHQKIHVKQETDMVEGPSQHHVCNVCGEWFEEALALLAHAELHARSPSRRCLLCGERCRDDAEVAEHVRQNHAEDAPPNTCTLCGKTCKDKRSLLKHSWVHNVDKTFGCTKCGKRFHSKARLRRHMVSHRNKMVACDECGEEFPNGRALVSHRHSHNKDLGGRSFPCRECGKTFGSRSSQQIHIRIHTGERPYGCRFCWKAFADGGTLRKHERIHTGEKPYGCAICPRAFNQRVVLREHVRAHHSGSDPGRVGSLTPYLCKVCGDTYATSEEIVAHIVQHCDDNTALKRQPQTGPRKYKRRRKLKPHETNTMLRMTEQYDMLEGASDSDDNTKRKLGRKNKQHRSNVEEGYQNVLKSFESSLQNINSIVSNSKLNPGKSKLSKKKLRKEEKKNEAEASCQPGRPKMIHTQKTRVPVEIGSDGVKKGQKTKTMVTRTPKMMPQEHKLGIFPGGERNRPRTKNVSYHIEGKLQPTPATFPKPKEEPPTSLTPVHRQSPLTNIKIEPNLQKTPNNNHRNNNGNILAINNEKMESTPRKRSGVLKKIKKQKDEIKQEPMDIDHEEIQNNNNTENTDSTRLMDHTVDGSNLEVAFEASVTTEEENILPDVGEVNNTEDVGTGNVKLSVKVESTSQRMLAVHTVIAPVDDIPETIVPDAVEYTCEMCSAVFSSRAELLVHVPIHI